The Candidatus Syntrophosphaera sp. region GCTCGAAGCTGGAATCCTCGACGAAAGGGCTGGCCTTGAACTCTGCCAAAGCCTGCTCCGCAGCCATTTTCCCATTCAGGCGGACCAGGAACCAGCGGTCGAAGCCGTGCGCGGCTTCCCAGGCTTTGTCGTTCAAGCGCCGATGCGCCCTGATCACGGCAGTCGCTCCGGTTTCCAGCATCAGCCGGTCGAGCTCTTCCAGGCCGAACCGGGCGGCTTCTGCATAGAGGCCGGTGGGCAGATCGGCCCTGAGAATGGCTTCGGGGCTGAGTTTTATCTTTATGAGGTCGGCGGCATAAGCCGGACGGGGCGTATTTTGGTTTTCTCTGGCGGCATCGGCCCAGGCAAGGGCCAGCGCGCAGATGACAAGCAGGATCAAGCTAATTCGCTTCACGTGGCGTCTCCAGAATTTTTTCCTTTATATAACGCAATAATTGTTCCATTTTGCCATTATTATGAGGCAGGCCACCGACCCCGGCCAGTTAACCCAGCCATGTGCCTTAAGCCTGGACACTATGCCGGTGCTGAATTCAGCGTACACATCCCGAACAATATTGGGGGTGTGTACGGCCAAAGTTCCACGGGGACAAGCTTTGGTTCCCTGGGCGGCACCAGATCGCCACAGTTCCGGCCCGGGCGGCCGGATAGGCGAAATTGCGTGATCAGTTCAGGTTTTGGGGGAGGCGGATGTCGAAACGGGCGCCGTGGGGCTGGACGGGGTAGTAATCCATGCGGCCGGAGTGTTCCTGCACCATCTTTTCGCAGATGGGCAGGCCGAGGCCGGTGCCGTTGGGCTTGCCGTAGGTCACGAAGGGTTTGAAGAGGTCCGAGGCAATGCTATCCGGGATGCCGGGCCCGTTGTCGATCACGCTGATCTGCAGCCAGTTCGAGGCCAGATTGGCGCTGATCCTGATCTCGCCTTTCTCCTCGATCGCTTCAGAGCTGTTGCGGAGGAGGTTGATGATCACGCGGCGGATGCGTTCTTCGTCGAAATAGACGTGCTGGCTGCATTTGTTTTCCACCACCAGTTTGATCTCGCGGCTTTTCAGCGAGGCGCCGTAGGTATCCTTGAGGTCTTTGAGGAAGGCGTCCATGTCAACTTTCTGCACCAGGATGGGCTGGGGTGTTCCCTTGACGTAATCCAGTGTCTCGCGCACCAATTCGTCCACCAGTTTGGTCTGCCTGACGATGCTGGAAGTGAATTCCTGGCTGTCCGGAAAGAGGCTTTCGATGAGCTGGGCGGTGAGCACGATCACGGTGAGGGGGGTCTTGATGTCGTGGATGATCTTGCTGGCCGTCATTCCAATGGCCATGAGGCGGTTTTTGCGGATCATCTCGTTCATCAGTTCCGTGAAGCGCTCATTGGTGACGCGGAGTCGGGTGGAGAGGATGCGGATGAGGTTGAACATCACGATCGGCTGGGTTAAGCTGAGGCGGATGAAGTCGTCCTTGGGGATCTCCAGCAGCTCGACGTCGGTGAGGGCTGTCACGGTGCAGGAGCGGGGCGAGTCGGTGAGCAGGCTCATCTCGCCGAAGAAATCCCCAACCTTCATCTCGGAAAGCTGGGCAAAGGGCGTTTCCTTGCTTTCCAGGGCCTTGCTGACCTCCACCCTGCCTTTTTTAATTTCATAGAGGCAAGCACCGGATTCGTTTTCGAGCAGGATCGTTTTGCCTTTGCCATATTTGACTGTCTTGAGGTCATGGGTGAAGTCCCGGACGAGATCCTCGCTGAGGCCGGTAAACAGCCCTGAAACTGCTTCTTTCTTGGTTTTTGTGGTCATCGTGTCCACCTTTTCCTTTTTCAAATTGACTCGTTTTTTCCTTATATCTGGTCCTGCTATATCAGTCAACCTGTTTTTTAGCGCTCCTGGGAACTGGTATTCACTTTTTCAGCATCGCCTTGGTGAAAGTGGCCGCCGGAATGCTGACGTCGAACTCGATGCTGTCCACGAAATACTCGGTCCCTTTGCCCTCCTTGAGTTCGTCTTTGAAAAGGACGCGGCGGGGATACCAGCGGCTGCTGGTTTTGGCGACATCGGAGTATGCGACGGATTTGAGCAGTTTCCCGCTCTTGGCGTAAAGCTGTTCGTAGAGGATGACGTTGCGCTCCTTATCCACGTGGAGTTTGCAGGTTTGATAGGCCAGGCCGGGCTTTTTCGCCGTCAGGGTCATGACCCAGCATTCTCTGCCCTCGTAGGTGGCATCTTTATCGATGACGGCCGCGTAATCCTCTTCCAGGCTCGTATCCTCCATGAAATCCTCGTAGGAAAGGTCGCTGCCCATCACGGATTGCTTGAGCATGTTTCCGGAGATCTGGATGGTGCGGTCGGTGCCGGGATCGTAGATCCAGAGGTTGTCCCCCACCTTGAGCATCTTGGTGCCCTTTTCGCGGGGCGGGGCGGTGTATTCGGTGTAGAATTTATCCCTGCCCTGGGACCAGTTTATCGATTCCACCGTGCGGGAGGAGCGCTTGCCGTGGATGACCATGCGGGTGACGCTTTTGGCGGAGGAAGCGGTCATGTTCGCGTCGATGGCCTTGAGGATGGCTGCGGGATCAGGCTGCGCCGCCCAGAGGAGGCCGGCGGAGAAAAGCAGCAGCAGGATAAAATGTTTCATGTTTCAAGCTCCTTGAACAGTTGCGAGGTCTGGCGTTTGAAAATGGCGATCCCGGCCAGGGCTGCGCCCAGGACAGTTGCCAGAATGCCGGGGATGAGGCTGGTCAGGATAACCTCCAGATTCAGTTTTGTATGGATGATGTTGTTCGCGGCGATGGTCGAGTTCTGGCTGTAGGCGGTCATGTCGAAGCCGTATTTCTGGAAATAGAGGCTGATCAGCCCGCCCATAATGAT contains the following coding sequences:
- a CDS encoding cyclic nucleotide-binding domain-containing protein; this encodes MTTKTKKEAVSGLFTGLSEDLVRDFTHDLKTVKYGKGKTILLENESGACLYEIKKGRVEVSKALESKETPFAQLSEMKVGDFFGEMSLLTDSPRSCTVTALTDVELLEIPKDDFIRLSLTQPIVMFNLIRILSTRLRVTNERFTELMNEMIRKNRLMAIGMTASKIIHDIKTPLTVIVLTAQLIESLFPDSQEFTSSIVRQTKLVDELVRETLDYVKGTPQPILVQKVDMDAFLKDLKDTYGASLKSREIKLVVENKCSQHVYFDEERIRRVIINLLRNSSEAIEEKGEIRISANLASNWLQISVIDNGPGIPDSIASDLFKPFVTYGKPNGTGLGLPICEKMVQEHSGRMDYYPVQPHGARFDIRLPQNLN
- a CDS encoding outer membrane lipoprotein-sorting protein, which translates into the protein MKHFILLLLFSAGLLWAAQPDPAAILKAIDANMTASSAKSVTRMVIHGKRSSRTVESINWSQGRDKFYTEYTAPPREKGTKMLKVGDNLWIYDPGTDRTIQISGNMLKQSVMGSDLSYEDFMEDTSLEEDYAAVIDKDATYEGRECWVMTLTAKKPGLAYQTCKLHVDKERNVILYEQLYAKSGKLLKSVAYSDVAKTSSRWYPRRVLFKDELKEGKGTEYFVDSIEFDVSIPAATFTKAMLKK